A stretch of DNA from Diospyros lotus cultivar Yz01 chromosome 14, ASM1463336v1, whole genome shotgun sequence:
ATCGGGATCCGTCGTGGGATCCCCAGTTTATGATAGCATGCGACCCCATTGCATGAAGATGGAGACCTACCAAAAGGGATTGCCCAAATAATTaccattatattattatatgaattaaagaagctcttaattaattagccttgccaaatatataaacaaaggGTTCAATTTGCAAACACCCATCAACTTTGTACCCACCCACCAATCAAACGAGAgttaaaatacaagtttatctgttatttaatttatgagtttttttttttcttaaatatcttAAATAGTCTCcaatagaatataatatatatattattataatgtactagagttttattttctattgttaAATTTAGCCAAAGATATTATTTTGGAGGGAGAAAAGTGGAAGCGTTGGTGCACTAAAGAAGAAGAGTGGGGAGAGGGAAAGTCAAAGAGGAATTGATGGGCGGCCGGAAAACACCAAGCAACGGCGGGGCAGGGCCGGGCGGCCAGGCAAAGGCAGGCCCATCACTTTAGGGTTGATTATATCTAAAAGTTGTCTTATTGTTTTATGGGAATGGGAGTGAGTTGTCACCTAAAAAAGCTTAATCATGACACATAAGAAAGTCGAAAGCTTTGATTTCGGCAGCAGTAGTAGTAGCAGGAGTACTAATTATGAAAAGGAAGTGTGTTTCGGCATTAGACAGACACAGCAGCTCAGTTTCGAATTTAAATTCATTAGTCAAATCCCCTTTGCAAAATGCATTGCAGCTGTCGATCGTCGCTCGCGACTTCAGCTTACAGTATACGCGCGCCAATGGCCATCCTCCTCCCTCTCAAGGAGAAGGAGATAGCTTCTCACACTTGTACTCTTAATTATTCccacaattttttaaaattattttgagagacGAAGAgcggtgtgtgtgtgttgtacTTTTGGGCTCGAAACTTTTTACTATTTTGGGTCGAAGCCCAAAGCTTTATGCTTGGGTTTGGGCAGGACGATGATCTAATGAGGCCTCAGCCCATCCGGATTTATGATTATTACGTTGCAATTATGATTCTTAAATAATCATTTGTaacttttagttgttttaatttgatGGGCTTCCACAGTTGTTTCTAACAAAACAATGGTCGAATCGAAAGATCGAGTATAATGGGAATCGGCCTAGCCATTTGGTTATGGTCACCCGTGTTCTTAGTTtcataatcaaattcaaaataaaagtttgaagatataaactaacataaataaaaaaattataaggtcGATTACACAAATTAAACAAGgtgtttttatgttataaaacCCTATTAATAAagtgaattttcaaaatactctctgtatatttttgtttccatgaataaaaacaaaatttctaaTAAGATTTGACATCATAAACTTGCTTGAAATTATAACATACGTAAGTCAATGATCAGATTAAATCTAATTTCAATCTAAATTTTaccctaaaaaaaatataaaactaaattacaacagccaattaattgttatataatagaccttcatttaaaatattaattttattttttaagttatacgTGCAAGACACAGGTCTTCATCAAGATTGGCCATTTGGTTTTGCTTTTCCTCTCAGCTCTAATAAAAGTTATCGTCACCTTTTGCTTGGTTTCGTGCAgggaatttatatatattttgatgggAACAAGTTGGCTCCAGCTGCTGCTTGAATTGCTTTGGTTAAGGTGCTTGCTTATGAGCCCAATTAAGGGTAAAGGGATATATAACCACTTAGGGACCATAGTCTACGAGAGGCAAGGACGAAACAAAAACTGAAGAGTACGTATATATGCTTTACAGAAATTaatctttaaaataaataataaatcaattgaacggaatggaatggaatggaatttaATCTTGCAATTTAAACACAGTTTCCGACTTGGACAGAACTTTTGAGGGCTGATATGAAACCCTAattcttatttcctttcttcctcGTTGGCAGCCTCCCCCAGATCAAGAGTCTTTATTTTGAATCTCTCAAGCTTCTGCGAGAAGCCTTCAACAGACACACAGATGCCTCTTGTCGTAACGTTAtcatcttgatcttcttctccttgttcATCATCATCAATGTCCATCACTTCGAGCTCTGGATCAAAATTGGCTGAACTCGGATTCAACCGCCGCCGCACACACCTAGGAAGCTTTTCACAGAGCTGGGAGATAGCTTCAACCCTAGATTGCTTCAGCCTTTCGACGATGAACCTTTCGAGCCTCTCATCTCTCTCAACCTCGAAGAAGAATTTCCTCAGCAAGAATTCCCTACTTCTCGTGTTGATCTCGTC
This window harbors:
- the LOC127789855 gene encoding uncharacterized protein LOC127789855; the encoded protein is MMAMANQGPPSREHFHRPEALQLAQLSQNMASSETCEDLEPQPAYFRSSEAVMISEKIIHLSPATGKTPREEKEAVDELVVILIECMDEINTRSREFLLRKFFFEVERDERLERFIVERLKQSRVEAISQLCEKLPRCVRRRLNPSSANFDPELEVMDIDDDEQGEEDQDDNVTTRGICVSVEGFSQKLERFKIKTLDLGEAANEEERK